The proteins below come from a single Eucalyptus grandis isolate ANBG69807.140 chromosome 3, ASM1654582v1, whole genome shotgun sequence genomic window:
- the LOC104439480 gene encoding glutamate receptor 2.7-like, whose translation MAQSGNNNAQTILVNVGVVLDLQTWVGQMGLSCINISLSDFYTSNPSYKTRLVLNVRDSKGDEVAAAAAALDLIKNKQVQAIIGPQGSLQANFIIHLGKKSHLPIISFSATGPSLSSIRSPYFIRAAQNDSSQVNAISAVVQAFGWREVVLIYVDNEFGEGIIPSLTDALEEVDTRVSYRSLIPPSATDSQILQELYKLRMMQTRVFIMHMLPTLGSRLFVKAKEVGMMSEGYVWILTNGITDQLSSVDSSVVTSSMQGVLGINTYIRNTPNLNNFTARWKMKFHQDNPSVLNPTLNIFGYWAYDAAQALAMAVEEMGVANFTFQMFNASIDTTDLDIIGVSRSGPKLLQELADTTFTGLTGNFRLVHGQLERSTFQIVNINGHAARRIGFWTQENGLLRDLYSFSKSKYSTSKSNLGSIIWPGDSTSIPKGWDIPTNGKRLKILVPVYDSLNQFVQVIHDVSTNTSKVTGYCIDIFQIIIEKLPYAVAYDLIPFAIPNGSSMGSYDNMIDQVFYQNYDGIVGDITITANRSLYVDFTAPYTEPGVAMLVPYKDSKGKNAWVFLKPLTWDLWLTTGCFFVFIAFIVWILEHQINEDFQGPAGHQVGTSFWFSFSIMVFAQRERVLSNLARFVVIVWVFVVLILTQCYTASLSSLLVVQNLQPTVVDVDELLKSRENVGYWENSVVYGMLKQMKFDDSRLISYKSIEECRALLSKGSEKGGIAAAFDEVPYIKVAISQCKRYTVIPTLRTAGFGFVFPKGSPLVPDISRVILNDTEVLKMMEIENTWFPSKSNCLDSSNSLGLDSFWGLFLIVGATAVLALLIFMVMFVKRNWHVVASPSSSLQEKFVTLGRRFFERDLNSHTS comes from the exons ATGGCGCAGAGCGGTAACAATAATGCCCAAACGATCCTGGTGAACgttggggtggttcttgatctGCAGACGTGGGTGGGTCAGATGGGATTGAGCTGCATTAACATTTCTCTCTCTGACTTCTATACTTCAAACCCTTCCTACAAGACTAGGCTCGTCCTCAATGTAAGAGATTCCAAAGGAGATGaggttgctgctgctgccgcag CACTTGATCTAATAAAGAATAAGCAAGTCCAAGCCATAATAGGACCTCAAGGTTCATTGCAAGCAAACTTCATCATTCACCTtggaaaaaaatctcatttgccgatcatctctttttctgcTACTGGTCCTTCCCTCAGTTCCATTCGGAGTCCTTACTTCATTCGAGCTGCGCAAAATGACTCATCCCAAGTGAATGCCATAAGCGCAGTCGTGCAAGCTTTTGGCTGGAGAGAAGTGGTCCTCATATACGTGGACAATGAGTTCGGAGAAGGCATCATCCCTTCTCTTACGGATGCTTTGGAAGAGGTCGACACGCGAGTGTCTTATAGGAGCCTCATTCCTCCTTCGGCCACGGACAGTCAAATCCTGCAGGAACTATACAAGTTAAGAATGATGCAAACGAGGGTCTTCATAATGCACATGTTACCGACCCTTGGCTCCCGGCTATTTGTCAAAGCAAAAGAGGTGGGAATGATGAGCGAAGGTTATGTGTGGATCTTGACTAATGGAATCACTGACCAATTGAGTTCTGTGGATTCATCTGTTGTCACTAGTTCGATGCAAGGAGTATTGGGCATCAACACTTACATCCGGAACACACCAAACCTGAACAACTTCACGGCCCGATGGAAGATGAAATTCCACCAAGACAATCCATCCGTCCTTAATCCTACGTTGAACATTTTCGGATACTGGGCTTATGACGCTGCTCAGGCTCTGGCAATGGCTGTCGAGGAAATGGGTGTGGCTAATTTTACCTTCCAGATGTTTAATGCTTCAATAGATACAACAGATCTCGACATTATTGGGGTCTCTAGAAGTGGTCCGAAACTTCTCCAAGAACTAGCCGATACGACATTCACGGGCCTAACTGGAAATTTTAGACTCGTTCATGGGCAGCTAGAGCGGTCAACATTCCAGATTGTTAATATCAATGGACATGCAGCAAGACGGATTGGGTTTTGGACGCAAGAAAATGGGCTGCTAAGAGATTTGTATTCATTCAGCAAAAGTAAATATTCCACTTCGAAGAGTAATCTCGGATCGATAATATGGCCAGGAGATTCCACCTCTATTCCTAAGGGATGGGACATTCCCACAAATGGGAAGAGGCTGAAAATTTTAGTCCCTGTGTATGACAGTTTAAATCAATTCGTGCAGGTGATTCATGATGTTAGCACAAATACATCCAAAGTGACTGGATACTGTATTGACATCTTTCAAATCATTATAGAAAAATTGCCTTATGCTGTGGCTTATGACCTTATTCCGTTTGCCATTCCCAATGGAAGTAGCATGGGCAGTTACGACAACATGATTGATCAAGTATTTTACCAG AATTACGATGGAATTGTGGGTGATATAACAATCACTGCAAACAGATCACTATACGTGGACTTCACGGCACCATACACCGAACCGGGGGTCGCAATGCTTGTGCCATACAAGGACAGCAAGGGCAAGAATGCTTGGGTTTTCTTGAAGCCACTCACTTGGGACCTTTGGTTAACAACCGGATGCTTCTTTGTGTTTATAGCATTCATCGTGTGGATTCTTGAACACCAAATTAATGAAGATTTCCAGGGTCCGGCCGGGCATCAAGTTGGCACGAGCTTTTGGTTCTCATTTTCAATCATGGTCTTTGCACAAA GGGAGAGAGTATTAAGCAACCTAGCCAGATTTGTTGTGATTGTGTGGGTTTTCGTGGTACTTATACTAACGCAATGTTATacggcaagcttgagctctcttTTGGTGGTGCAAAATCTTCAACCAACTGTGGTTGATGTGGATGAGCTCCTTAAGAGTAGAGAAAATGTGGGTTACTGGGAAAACTCTGTCGTTTATGGAATGCTAAAGCAAATGAAGTTCGATGATTCCAGACTTATATCTTATAAGTCGATTGAAGAATGCCGTGCGCTTCTTTCCAAGGGAAGTGAAAAGGGCGGGATTGCAGCAGCATTCGATGAAGTCCCCTACATTAAAGTTGCCATTTCTCAATGCAAAAGATATACCGTGATCCCGACATTAAGAACTGCTGGATTTGGCTTT GTTTTCCCCAAAGGGTCTCCGCTAGTACCTGACATTTCCCGAGTAATCCTTAATGATACTGAAGTGCTTAAAATGATGGAAATCGAAAATACATGGTTTCCATCGAAATCCAACTGCCTGGATTCTTCCAACAGCTTGGGTCTTGACAGTTTTTGGGGCCTATTCTTGATTGTTGGAGCTACTGCAGTTTTAGCTCTCCTCATCTTCATGGTCATGTTCGTCAAAAGAAACTGGCATGTTGTTGCAAGTCCTTCAAGTTCATTACAGGAGAAATTTGTTACATTGGGAAGAAGATTTTTCGAAAGAGACCTCAATTCCCATACTTCATGA